The nucleotide window CGTTCCCCCCACCGCCATCCCCGCCAGGGCCAGGGCTGCCTGCAACCCCGGCATGGCCAGCGGCGCGCCGCTGCCGACCGCCACCGCCAGCAACAGCCCTGCCCCAACCAGCATCACCCAGGTGGTGTTGACCACCTGCGATCCAGGGGGCATCAGCCGCTTGCCCAGGGCGTTGTAGGCGGCCCAAAAGAGGTTGGCGAGCAGCATCAATCCATCCCCCTGGACGATGTTCAGGTGGGCCAACAAGCGTAGGTCTCCCCCCGAAATCACCACAACCACCCCCGCGAAGGCGACCGGGATGGCGAGCAGCTGCGCCGTGGTTGGACGCTCCCCCACCAGCAGCGCCGCCATCAGGGCGGTCATCAGGGGATTGGTCGCCATGATGAGCGCCGCATTGGTGGGGGAGGTGCTCTGCATCGCCCAGAAAAAGAGCAGGTTGAAGCCGGCGATGCCGACGCTGCCCAACACGGCGTAGGCCCCGGCATGGCGGGGAATCGGGGCCAGCAGCGCCTCGCGCCGGTAAGCGACCAGCCCCAGCATCAATGCCGCCCCCACGACAAACCGGAGCGCCGCCCCCCAGAGGGGATCAAGGTCGGCCAGGACCGGCACAATCAAGACAAAGTTGGCGCCCCAGAA belongs to Proteobacteria bacterium CG1_02_64_396 and includes:
- a CDS encoding multidrug DMT transporter permease produces the protein MSPTQVYLIVTLSAFFWGANFVLIVPVLADLDPLWGAALRFVVGAALMLGLVAYRREALLAPIPRHAGAYAVLGSVGIAGFNLLFFWAMQSTSPTNAALIMATNPLMTALMAALLVGERPTTAQLLAIPVAFAGVVVVISGGDLRLLAHLNIVQGDGLMLLANLFWAAYNALGKRLMPPGSQVVNTTWVMLVGAGLLLAVAVGSGAPLAMPGLQAALALAGMAVGGTVLAYLFWNTGIAHLGAGRTALFLNLVPVFAMTIEAGLGHLPSGSQLLGGAVVIAGVGIAMMPGRKARVA